TCGTGCTGAGAAACGCCATCCGGACGGCGTACTTGTACTCTGCCAGCGTGCGCTGCCTCACTTGCGATTCGTAGGTCCGGCGAATCAGGGCCACGCCGCCTTCGAGCGCCCCTCGCCCATGAGCCACCAGCGTGACCGGAATGCCGGCGTCGAGGAAGCTCATGGCGATTCGCGCGCCGGCTTCATCGGCACCGACAATGGCGACGCTGCGCAGGTGGGTTGGAGGCCAGTTCATGCGATCCGCCCATGCCGATCACTGCGCGTCGCTGGTGCGGCGCTTCAGCATCTCGTCCTTGAGCTCGCGGCGCAGGACCTTGCCCACTGGGCTCTTGGGCAGCTCGGCGCGAAGCTCGATCGTCCGGGGGCGCTTGTAGCCCGTCAGCTGGGCTTCGCAGAACGCACGGACGTCGTCCACGTGCAGGGAAGCGTCGCGCGGCACCACGAAGAGCTGCACGGACTCGCCGGTCTGCGAATCCGGGACGCCGATCACCGCGCACTCCGCGACGCCGGGCATCGAAGACACCACCGCCTCCACCTCGTTCGGGTAGACGTTGAATCCGCTGACGAGGACCATGTCCTTCTTCCGATCGACGATGCGGACGTAGCCACGTTCATCCATCGTGCCCACGTCGCCGGTCTTGAAGAAGCCATCGGGGGTCATGGCGGCGGCGGACTCGTCGGGTCGGCCCCAGTAGCCGGACATCAGCTGCGGTCCCCGGACGACGATCTCGCCGGCTTCTCCGGCCTTCAGACGCTGACCGTCATCACCCACGATGCGGATCTCCGCGCCGGGGAACGGGAGGCCCACGGTGCCGGTGAAGGTGTCGGAGTCGGCTCGGTTGCACGTGATCGCCGCCGTCGTCTCGGACAGCCCGTAGCCTTCCACGATGGGGCAGCCCGTGAGGGTCAGCCACCGCTCCGCCACGCTCGGCATCACCGCGGTGCCTCCACCGACGCTGACGCACAGCTCGCTGAAATCCAGGCTGGCGAAGTCCGGGTGCGCGGCCAGGCCGTTGAACAGCGTGTTGACCGCCGGGAAGACGTGCAGCTTGTGCGGCCGCAGAAGCGCCAGGGTCTGGGCCATGTCCCGTGCGTTCGGAATCAGCAGCACCTGCGCACCGGTGCGCATGCCGAGAAGGGCGCAGGTGGTGAACGCGAAGACGTGGTACAGCGGCAAGGCACAGACAATGTTCAGCTGTCCGGTGATGGTGCGGCGCTGCCAGCCAGTCTGGAGCCAGGACTCCGCGCCGAGGACGTTGGCCAGCAGGGCGCGATGTGACAGGCTGGCGCCCTTGCTGACGCCCGTCGTGCCACCCGTGTACTGGAGGACGGCGATGTCTTCAGGTGCGAGGGTGGGACGCTGGAACGCCTGCGCCGATCCTTGCGCCAGCGCCAGGTCGAATGCGATGGCGCCCGGCCCGTCCGCGATGGCCGAGGATTCGGGACCCGGCGACAGCCGGTCCGCTGGATTGGCCAGCACGACGGTCTCGATGCCCAGTCCCTTCAGCATCGTCTGCAGTGCGTCACCCATCCCCTGGAAGATCGGCGCGAAGATGACAAGGGCACGGGCACCGCTGTCACGCAGCTGGTGTTCGAGTTCTCGCGGGGTGTACAACGGGTTGACGTTGACGGCGATCAGCCCGGCCCTCAGTGTGCCGGCGGCGGCCACCGGGTAGTGAAGCAGGTTCGGCAACATGATCGCCACGCGGTCGTTCCGAACCAGGCCGCGGGCCTGAAGGTAGGACGCGAATGCCAGCGAGCAGCGGTCCAGTGCCGAGTAGCTCAGGGACTGGGGGCCCAGGCGGTACGCGACGGCGTCGCCATACAGCGCGAAGCTCTCTTCCATCAGCGAGACGACGCTGGGATATTCACTGGTGTCGACGTCGTGAGGCACCCCGGCGGGGTACTCGGCAAGCCACGGGCGGTCGTTCATTCGAATCTCCAGGGTTCCATTCAGACGTTCTCATGGTGGCGAAGGTGCCGATCAGGGTGTGATCGGACATCCACCGCCACCCGGCGCCCTTCTGCCGTCGACGCAACGCGCGGCATGGCTCGAAATCCCAAGTGGAAACCCTAGGTTTGCACCAATCACCGGCGCAGGCGCGTTGCGTCGCGCGCATGCGTATTAGCTTGGCTACTGCCCTCGACGACGCGCACATGCCGTGGACTTCGACGCGGATTTCACGGTGGCGGCGTTGAAAAAAATTCCGCCTTGACTCAAAATTCGTCCAGTTGGAAAGTTTTCGGATGTAGCTCGAGGAGACACGATGCGAAACTTCACTTTGCGCTCGCTGCGCATCTTTGAGGCCGTCGCTTCGGCATGCAGCTTCTCCCGGGGATCGGAACTCGTGGGCATCACCCAGTCGGCTGCGTCGCAGCAGATCCGGACACTCGAGGAAGAGCTGGGGACGCGCCTGTTCGACACGGTGGGGCGTCCGATTCAACTGACCCCTGCGGGACGCGCGCTGCTGGGCCACGCGCGATTGATCCTCGCGCAGATCAACGTCGCGTCCGACGCCCTGGCATCGTTGGAGGGGGAGTTCCGCGGCCAGCTGCACATCGGTGTCGTGTCACCGGCGTACTACTTCGTGCCCCGGCTCATCAAGGCGTTTCGAGCCCGCTACGCGGAGGTGCGGGTCAAGCTCAGCCTGGGCAAGCGCGACGCGCTGCTGCAGAAGCTGGCGGGGCATGAGATCGATCTGATGATCGGTGGATTCCCATCGGCCGAGACCGAAGTCGAGGCAGAGACGTTCGCCCGGAACCCGCACTGCCTGATCGCACCGGTGACGCATCGACTGGCCAGGCGCGATGATCTCTTCTGGCAGGACCTTCGTGACGAAACCATGATCTTCCGCGAGGCGGGCTCCACGACACGCAACTTCTACGAACACCTGCTGCAGACCCAGGGCATCGACGTCAAGGCGAGGCTGGAGTTCGAGGGCAACGAGACGGTCAAGCAGGCGGTGATGGCCGGCCTCGGCATCAGCTTCCTGTCCGCGCATGCGTTCCAGCTGGAACTCGAGGCCGGCAAGCTGGCCGTGCTGAAGGTCGGTGGCACGCCGAAGTGGTTGGACTGGTGCGTGCTCAGTCGTCGGAACG
This genomic stretch from Piscinibacter gummiphilus harbors:
- a CDS encoding 3-hydroxyacyl-CoA dehydrogenase NAD-binding domain-containing protein, yielding MNWPPTHLRSVAIVGADEAGARIAMSFLDAGIPVTLVAHGRGALEGGVALIRRTYESQVRQRTLAEYKYAVRMAFLSTTTNDADIASADVVIESCAGGRGTSSDA
- a CDS encoding AMP-binding protein produces the protein MNDRPWLAEYPAGVPHDVDTSEYPSVVSLMEESFALYGDAVAYRLGPQSLSYSALDRCSLAFASYLQARGLVRNDRVAIMLPNLLHYPVAAAGTLRAGLIAVNVNPLYTPRELEHQLRDSGARALVIFAPIFQGMGDALQTMLKGLGIETVVLANPADRLSPGPESSAIADGPGAIAFDLALAQGSAQAFQRPTLAPEDIAVLQYTGGTTGVSKGASLSHRALLANVLGAESWLQTGWQRRTITGQLNIVCALPLYHVFAFTTCALLGMRTGAQVLLIPNARDMAQTLALLRPHKLHVFPAVNTLFNGLAAHPDFASLDFSELCVSVGGGTAVMPSVAERWLTLTGCPIVEGYGLSETTAAITCNRADSDTFTGTVGLPFPGAEIRIVGDDGQRLKAGEAGEIVVRGPQLMSGYWGRPDESAAAMTPDGFFKTGDVGTMDERGYVRIVDRKKDMVLVSGFNVYPNEVEAVVSSMPGVAECAVIGVPDSQTGESVQLFVVPRDASLHVDDVRAFCEAQLTGYKRPRTIELRAELPKSPVGKVLRRELKDEMLKRRTSDAQ
- a CDS encoding LysR family transcriptional regulator yields the protein MRNFTLRSLRIFEAVASACSFSRGSELVGITQSAASQQIRTLEEELGTRLFDTVGRPIQLTPAGRALLGHARLILAQINVASDALASLEGEFRGQLHIGVVSPAYYFVPRLIKAFRARYAEVRVKLSLGKRDALLQKLAGHEIDLMIGGFPSAETEVEAETFARNPHCLIAPVTHRLARRDDLFWQDLRDETMIFREAGSTTRNFYEHLLQTQGIDVKARLEFEGNETVKQAVMAGLGISFLSAHAFQLELEAGKLAVLKVGGTPKWLDWCVLSRRNEAAPAIRQAFKDFLMSEGLAYAACQFQSPETTPRRLEPVAQSAQGTKRVEAPLTRSPVAA